In one Phalacrocorax carbo chromosome 16, bPhaCar2.1, whole genome shotgun sequence genomic region, the following are encoded:
- the LOC104042785 gene encoding melanin-concentrating hormone receptor 1 → MAPANSSRNFSAPEARNGSAAEKPAPYTNVIMPSLFSIICFLGIVGNLIVIYTIVKKKKLRCKQTVPDIFIFNLSIVDLLFLLGMPFLIHQLLGNGSWYFGAPLCTIITALDTNSQITSTNILTVMTLDRYLATVYPLKSTYVRTPCVAALVICLVWLLSFLTIIPVWMYAGLMPLEDGTVRCALLLPNPETDIYWFTLYQFMLAFAVPLIVICVVYFKILQHMATTVVPLPQRSLQLRTKKVTRMAVAICSAFFICWAPFYILQLVHLGIDTPSMAFFYAYNFAISLGYANSCLNPFLYIALSETFKHQFLVAIRPAKEPCRNSSSVNNNSMTEASVCLKLAPESTQQTQFLEDFSPRSLPVTVAVH, encoded by the exons ATGGCCCCCGCCAACTCCTCCCGCAACTTCTCCGCGCCGGAGGCTCGGAACGGCTCAG cagcagagaaaccaGCACCGTACACCAATGTGATCATGCCCAGCCTCTTCAGCATCATCTGTTTCCTGGGCATTGTGGGGAACCTCATTGTCATCTACACTATTGTCAAGAAGAAGAAGCTGAGATGCAAACAGACTGTGCCTGACATTTTCATCTTCAACCTCTCCATTGTGGACCTCCTCTTTCTCTTGGGCATGCCTTTCCTCATCCACCAGCTCCTAGGCAATGGCTCATGGTACTTTGGAGCTCCCCTATGCACCATCATCACTGCCCTGGACACCAACAGTCAGATCACCAGCACCAACATCCTTACAGTGATGACACTGGACCGTTACCTGGCGACTGTCTACCCTCTAAAATCTACCTATGTCCGGACCCCGTGTGTTGCAGCTCTAGTTATCTGCTTGGTGTGGCTCCTTTCCTTCCTGACCATCATTCCTGTGTGGATGTATGCAGGTCTTATGCCTCTGGAGGATGGGACTGTCCGCTGTGCTCTCTTGCTTCCCAACCCAGAGACTGATATCTACTGGTTCACCCTCTACCAGTTCATGCTGGCATTTGCTGTGCCATTGATTGTGATCTGTGTGGTCTACTTTAAGATCCTCCAGCACATGGCCACCACTGTGGTCCCATTGCCCCAAAGAAGCCTCCAGCTGCGTACCAAGAAAGTCACCCGCATGGCAGTTGCCATCTGCTctgccttttttatttgttgggCTCCCTTCTACATCCTCCAGCTGGTTCACCTCGGCATCGACACACCATCCATGGCCTTCTTCTATGCTTACAACTTTGCCATTAGCTTGGGCTATGCCAACAGCTGCCTCAACCCCTTCCTCTACATTGCCCTCAGCGAGACCTTCAAGCACCAGTTCTTAGTGGCCATCCGCCCTGCAAAAGAGCCATGTCGCAACAGCAGCTCTGTCAACAACAACAGCATGACAGAGGCCAGTGTTTGTCTAAAACTGGCACCAGAATCCACTCAGCAGACTCAGTTTCTGGAGGACTTTTCCCCACGTTCACTGCCTGTGACTGTGGCTGTTCACTAG